In Polyangium spumosum, the genomic stretch CGGGCGCCCGCTCGCACCGACGCTCGCGTGGGAACATCCGACCATCGAGGCGCTGGTGCGCTACCTGTTCGAAGGCGAACAGGCTGCATCTGCGTCGCCCGAGCGAATCTCACGCGGCGACGACGAGCCTATCGCGATCGTCGGAATGGCCTGCCGCTTCCCCGGCGCCCCCGACGTCGCCGCTTTCTGGAGCTTGCTCTGCGAAGGCCGCCACGCGGTCACCGAAGCGCCTCGCGAGCGGTGGGCCCAAAGCGAGGGCGCGCCCCCGGCGACCCGCCTCGGCGCATTTCTGCAGGCCATCGACGGCTTCGACCCGCTCTTCTTCGGCATCTCTCCGCGCGAAGCGAGATCCATCGATCCCCAGCAGCGCCTCGTCCTCGAGCTCTGCTGGGAGGCGCTCGAGGACGCCGGCCTGAGACCGGAGGTCTTGCGGGGCACGCGCACGAGCGTGTTTGCCGCGGCCATCTGGGCCGATTACGCCATCCTGCACGACCGGCTCGGCGTCGAGCATTTCGACCAATATACGGTCACAGGATGGCATCATAGCATCATCGCCAATCGCGTCTCGTACCTCTTCGGCCTGAACGGGCCGAGCTTCACGCTCGACGCGGCGTGCTCCTCGGGGCTCGTCACCGTCCACCTCGCTTGTGAGAGCCTGCGCCGGGGCGAGTCGACCCTGGCATTGTGCCCAGCCGTCAATCTGAACGTGCTGCGCGACAGCGCGATCGGGGTCGCGCGCTTCGGCGCGCTGTCCGAGGATGGCCGCTGCCGCACGTTCGATGCGGGCGCGAATGGCTACGTCCGCGGCGAGGGCGGCGGCGTCGTCGTCCTCAAGCGGCTCACCGACGCGATCCGCGATGCGAACCCCGTCTACGCCGTCATCCGAGGCAGTGCCGTCAACAACGACGGTGCCAGCAATGGGATGACGGCGCCGAACCCCGCGGCCCAGCGGGCGCTCTTGCAGGAGGCATATCGCGCAGCGGGCGTCGATCCTCGAGACGTGCAATACATCGAGGCCCACGGCACAGGCACGCCGCTCGGCGATCCGATCGAGGCCAAGGCGCTGGGTGCGATCCTGGGCGCGGGTCGAGACCCCTCCCGCCCGCTGCTCGTGGGCTCCGCCAAAACGAACATAGGGCACCTCGAAGGTGCTGCGGGCGTCGTCGGGCTGATCAAGGCGACCCTCGCGCTCCAGAACCGAAGAATCCCGCCGAGCCTCCATTTCTCGACGCCGAACCCATTGATCCCGTTCGACGAGCTCGGGCTCGAGGTCCCCACGTCCCTCCGCCCCTTCCCCACTCCGGAGCGCCGCCTGCTCGCAGGCGTGAGCTCGTTCGGATTGGGAGGGACGAATGCGCACGCGGTCATCGAAGAGTGGCCGCAGCCGCTCGACGCCCAGCCGGCCGTGGAGGCCGAGGCCGCGCAGGTCGACGCGTCGAAGGGTGTCGTGTTCGTTTTTCCGGGCCAAGGATCTCAATGGCACGGCATGGCGCGTTGGCTCCTTCAGGCCGAGCCCGTCTTTCGCGCCACGCTCGACCGTTGTGACGTGTTCGTGAAGCGATTCGCGGGGTTTTCACTCATCGACGAGCTGCTCACGAGGCGCGAAGATTCGAGGCTCGACTGCATCGACGTGAGTCTGCCGGCGATCATCGCGTTCGACATCGGAGTCGCCGCATTGTGGCGCTCGCTCGGCGTCGAGCCCGCCGCGGTCGTGGGTCATAGTACAGGCGAAATCGCCGCCGCGCACGTCGCGGGCGCGCTCGATCTCGAGGACGCGATGCGCATCATCTGCGCGTACGGCCGGCTCATCGCGCGCTTCTCCGGTCAGGGCGCCATGGCGCTCGTCGAGCTCGGCTGGGACGCCGCGGCGCGGGCGCTCGAGGGGGTCGACGGGCGAGTTTTCACTGCCATCGAGGACAGCGCGGAGACGACGGTCCTGGCCGGCGAGCCTGCGGCCCTCGACGCCGCTTTGAAGAAGCTCGAAGCCGCGGGCGTGGTTTGTCGCCGCGTCAGCATGAACGTCGCCCCGCATTGCCCGCTGGTCGACGGCGTGCGCGACGAGCTCGGCGAGGCGCTCCGCGGAGTTCGCCCACGCTCCTCGAAGATTCCGTTGATCTCGGAGGTGACGGGCGCCGAGACGAGAGGTGAATCGCTCGACCCGGCGCACTGGGTGCGCAATTTCGGCGATCCCGCGCGGTTCTCCAGGGCGATCGACGCGTTGATCGACGAGGGACATCGGGTCTTCGTCGACGTCGGACCTCACCCCATCACGAAGCTCTCGGTGACGAAGAACCTCCGGCGCGTCGGCGCTGCGGGCCTCGTATTGCCCTCCGTGATCCGGGGTGAAGAGAGAAAGACGCTCGCCGATACCCTCGCGGTGCTCCGCCCCCTCGTCGGCGGCGCGAAGGCTGCACCCGCCCCGCAGGCGCACCTCTTGCCGCTCTCGGCAAAGAGCCACGCGGCCCTGCGCTCGCTCGCAGAGGGATATCGAGCGCGGCTGGCGACCCAGACCGAAGATCCCTCGGATCTTCGGTCGATCGCCTACACGGCGAGCGTTCATCGGAGCCATCATCCGCATCGGCTCGCCGTCGTAGGCGCCTCGAAGGGCGAGATCGCCTCGGCCCTCGAGGCGTTTGGCCGCGGCGAACCGTCCGCATCGATCGCGCAAGGCGTAGTCGCGGCGTCGACGCCCAAGGTGGTTTTCGTCTTCCCCGGACAGGGCTCGCAATGGCTCGGGATGGGGCGGCAGCTGTTCGCCCGAGAGCCCACGTTTCGCGAGGCGATCGCGGCTTGCGACGCAGCGATCCAGAAGGAGGCTGGGTTCTCGGTATGCGCCGAGCTCGATGCCGAAGAGCCGAGCTCGAGGCTCGCGGAGATCGACGTCGTGCAGCCCGTGCTTTTCGCGATCGAAGTCGGGCTGGCCGCGTTGTGGCGCTCGTGGGGCGTCCAGCCGTCGGCGGTCGTGGGACACAGCATGGGGGAGGTCGCGGCGGCGTACGTGGCCGGGGCGCTCTCGCTCGAGGACGCGGCTTCCGTGATCTGCCGCCGAAGCCGGCTCCTCCGACGCGTGAGCGGCCGGGGCGCGATGGCCCTCGTCGATTTGCCGAAGGCCGAGGCGGAGCGCGCCCTCGCAGGGTACGAGGACCGATTGAGCGTCGCGACGAGCAACGGCCCGCGGTCGACGGTGATCGCCGGTGATCCGGCGGCGCTCGACGAGGTGCTCGCCGCGCTCGCCGCAAAGGAGATCTTTTGCCGCAGGGTGAAGGTCGATGTCGCGTCGCATAGCCCCCAGATGGACTCCCTGCTGCCGGATCTTGCGCGGGCTCTCGCGGGGCTCTCGCCCGCGAAATCGGCGGTGCCCATGTGCTCGACCGTGACGGGGGAGTGGATCTCGGGCGGCGAGCTCAGCGCCCAGTATTGGTCCAACAACCTACGCAAGCCGGTGCTCTTCGCCCAGGTGACGCAGCGGATCGCGGCCGAGGGGTTCACGGTCTTCCTCGAGCTGAGCCCTCACGCGATCCTGCTGCCTTCGATCGAGGAGAATATCCGCGAGACAGGCGCGGAGGGCGCGGCCCTCGGATCGCTCCGGCGGCAAGCCGACGAACGCGCGAGCTTGCTCGAGTCACTCGGCAAGCTCTACGTGCTCGGTCATCCCCTCAGTTTCGAGCACCTCCATCCCGAGGGAGGGCGCTTGGCGAAGTTGCCCGCATACCCGTGGCAGAGGGAGCGTCATTGGCTCGAGGCGGCCGCCCCCTACGTCTCCGCGTCGCGCCGGATTCGCGCCGGGAACGTCGAGCACCCCCTCCTCGGCTCGAGGTTCGTGAGCTCGAAGCACGCCGACGAGCACCTCTGGGAGCAGACGCAGAGCGTGCGGTCGACGCCTTGGCTCCGCGACCACGTCGTCCAGGGCGAGATCGTGTTTCCCGGCGCCGGCTTCGTGGAAATGGCGCTCGCGGCGGGCACGAAGCTGCTCGGCGACTCGGCACTCGTCCTCTCGGGCATCTCGTTCGAGCGGATGCTCTCGCTCGACGAGGGCGGCGAGCGGGTCTCGCAGGTCGTCTTGACGAACGAGGGCGAGGGGGCCTTCGCGCTGGAGATCGCGAGCCAGGGCGAAGACGGACAAACATGGACGACCCACGCGAGGGGTCACGTCAGCCTCGCGGATGCGGGCGGGCCAGCCGCGCGAGCCGTCGAGAAGCCGGCGGCGCTGAAGGGACGCCTCGAGGAGATGGCCGCGGCGGATCATTACGAGAAAATGCGCGCGCGAGAGCTCGCGTATGGTCCGGCCTTCCAGGGTTTGACGGGGTTATGGGCCGGCGGGGGGACGGCGCTCGGCCAGGTGCATTTGCCTGCGACAGTGGACGATGCCGGGTACATGCTCGCGCCTCCGCTGCTCGACGCCTGCTTTCAAATCGCGATGACGCTGGTCTCATTGGAGGCCCCCACGGCGACGATGGCGCCTGTCGGGCTCGATCGCCTCGTCGCTCGGCCGGGGCTTCGCCGAGGTGCTTGGGTCGTGGCCGAGCGCTGCGAGCCACGCGAAGGCGAGGCGGAGGTGCAGGCGTTCGACCTTCGAATCGTGGATGACGAGGGGCGGGTGTTTTGTGAGGTCGAGCGGCTTCAGTTGCGACAACTCCCCTCACTCGCGGGCGCGAAGGATCCGCTCGACGGGTGCGTGCACGAGGTCGTCTGGCGCCGCGTCGAGCCATTGAAGGAGGTGAAGTGGCCGAGCGGAGGCGCGTGGCTGATCGTCATGGATCGTGGCGGCGCGGGCGCCGCTTTGCGGGCGCAACTCACCACGCAGGGGCAACGGTGCGTGTGCGTTTACGCTGGCGCGTCGTACGAGCGTCTCGAGCCGGATCACTACCGGATCGATCTCCGCAGACCGGAGGATTATCGACAGGTACTCGACGAGGCATTCGGGCAGGAAGGGCGCTGCGTAGGCGCGGCCCACCTCCTGGCTCTGGACGCCGCGCCGCTCGAACGGGCCGCGGGGGAGAGCCTCGTGGAGGGCACCGTGAGCGCGACGTTCCTCGCGCAGGCCCTCGTGCGTCATGGGTTCCGAGACACGCCTCGCCTCTTCCTGGTCACGCGAGGGGCGCAGGCCGTGCATTCGGGCGATCCCGTCTCGGTCCTCCAGGCGCCGCTCTGGGGGCTCGGAAAGACCACCGCCCTGGAGCACCCCACGTTGCGATGCGCGAGGCTCGATCTCGATCCGAGCGAGCCCGCAGGCGAGGCAGAACGCGTCGCGCGTGAGCTTGCTTCGAGGAGCCACGAGGATCAGATCGCCCTCCGGGGCGCCGATCGTCATGCGGCCCGGCTGGTTCGCGGCTCGTTCGCGCGTGAGGGCGACGAGGCTCGCGCGATCGAGCTCCGCGCGGACCGTACGTACTTGATCACCGGCGGCCTCGGCGGTCTCGGGCTCTCGCTCGCGCGGTGGATGGTGGACAAGGGGGCGCGCCACCTCGCGCTGGTTGGGCGTCGCAGCCCCGGCGAGGAGGCGACGCGCGCCATCGCGGCGATGCGTGAGGTGGGCGCCGAGATCCTCGTCGCCTCGGTGGACGTGTCGCGGCGCGAGGAGGTCGATGCGCTCCTCGCGCGCCTCGCGGAGAGTATGCCCGCGCTCGCGGGCGTCGCGCACACCGCCGCCGTCCTCGACGACCATACGCTGCTCGAGCTGACCGAGGAGAGCTTCCGCAACGTCTTCGCCCCCAAGGCCCTCGGCGCTTTGAACCTGCACGCGGCGCTCGGGGACCGGGACCTCGATTTTTTCCTGCTGTATTCATCGGTCGCGGCGCTCGTCGGCTCGCCGGGGCAGGGCAATTATACCGCGGCGAATGCGCTGCTCGATGCGCTCGCGGAGGAGCGCCAGCGCCGGGGCCTTCGCACGACGAGCATCCAGTGGGGCGGGTTCGCCGACGTAGGCCTCGCGGCGGCCGAGGCGAACCGCGGCAAGCGGCTCGCGCACCGGGGGATCGGCAGCTTCACCGTCGACGAAGGGTTGCTCGCGCTCGAACGGGTTTTGTGTGCGTCGCGCGTCGCGGTGGGCGTGGTCCGCTTCGACGTCCGGCAATGGGTGGAGTTCCACCCGAGCGCCGCGGGCCTGCCCTTCTTCGCGGAGATTACGAAGCACGCGGGAGGCCGCCGCGCGAGGGGGACGGAGAGCGCGCGGCGTTTGCTCGAGGCCGCGCCTGCGAACGAGCGGCCGGCGCTGCTGGAGAAGCATGTCTTGGAGCAGGTCGCGCTGGTGCTGCATCTCGACCCGGCGCGGATCGACCGGAGCACGGCGCTGACGAGCCTCGGCATGGATTCCTTGATGACCCTGGAGCTGCGCAATCGGCTCGAGTCGAGCCTCGGCGTGCGGCTTTCTGCGACGGTCACGTTCACCTACCCCAACGTGGCCGCGCTCGCCCGGTACCTGCTGCCGATAGTGGAGCCGGCGCCCGTCGCCGAGCCGAGCCCGCAAGAGCAGGCCGCTGCGATTCAGAAAAATCGTCCCGTCGCGCCCGCGGTCATCGTGCAGGACGCCGAGCCGTTCGAGCCGATCGCGGTGATCGGCATCGGTTGCCGGTTCCCCGGCGGGGGCGATGGTCCGGATGCGTTCTTCGAAGCCCTGCTCGGGGGCGTCGACGGGGTGGCGCGTATCCCGCGCGAGCGATGGCCTTCCGAGGCGATCCCCCGCGACCGGCCCGAGCTCCAATGGGCGGGCTTGATCGGCGCGGTCGACGGCTTCGACGCCGCGTTCTTCGGGATCTCGCCCCGCGAGGCGATGTGCCTCGATCCGCAGCAGAGGCTGCTGCTCGAGGTGACGTGGGAGGCGCTCGAGCACGGCGGTCAGAACGTCGAGGCGCTCCTCGGCAGCAAGACCGGCGTCTTCGTCGGCATGTACAGCGCGGATTACGCGCATATCGTCCGCGAGGGGACGGAGCTCGACATGTACGCCGCGATGGGGACCGTGTTCAGCACGGCCGCGGGACGGATCTCGTACGCGTTCGGTTTCGAGGGGCCGAGCGTCGTGGTGGATACCGCGTGCTCGTCGTCGCTCGTATCCGTGCACCTCGCTTGCCAGAGCCTTCGTCAAAGGGAGAGCGATCTCGCCGTGGCGGGGGGCGTCGGGCTCATCCTCGATCCGACGTTCATGACCCTGGTGGGCGAGACGCAGGCGCTCGCACCGGACGGGAGGTGCAAGACGTTCGACGCCCGCGCGAACGGCTTCGTGCGCGCCGAGGGCGCGGGGACTGTCTTGCTCAAGCGGCTCTCGGACGCAAAGCGGGACGGCGATCGAATTCTCGCG encodes the following:
- a CDS encoding type I polyketide synthase, with product MSGRVEAARGLPPGTVDVRETFIHYGLDSLSTTRMLQELSAALGRPLAPTLAWEHPTIEALVRYLFEGEQAASASPERISRGDDEPIAIVGMACRFPGAPDVAAFWSLLCEGRHAVTEAPRERWAQSEGAPPATRLGAFLQAIDGFDPLFFGISPREARSIDPQQRLVLELCWEALEDAGLRPEVLRGTRTSVFAAAIWADYAILHDRLGVEHFDQYTVTGWHHSIIANRVSYLFGLNGPSFTLDAACSSGLVTVHLACESLRRGESTLALCPAVNLNVLRDSAIGVARFGALSEDGRCRTFDAGANGYVRGEGGGVVVLKRLTDAIRDANPVYAVIRGSAVNNDGASNGMTAPNPAAQRALLQEAYRAAGVDPRDVQYIEAHGTGTPLGDPIEAKALGAILGAGRDPSRPLLVGSAKTNIGHLEGAAGVVGLIKATLALQNRRIPPSLHFSTPNPLIPFDELGLEVPTSLRPFPTPERRLLAGVSSFGLGGTNAHAVIEEWPQPLDAQPAVEAEAAQVDASKGVVFVFPGQGSQWHGMARWLLQAEPVFRATLDRCDVFVKRFAGFSLIDELLTRREDSRLDCIDVSLPAIIAFDIGVAALWRSLGVEPAAVVGHSTGEIAAAHVAGALDLEDAMRIICAYGRLIARFSGQGAMALVELGWDAAARALEGVDGRVFTAIEDSAETTVLAGEPAALDAALKKLEAAGVVCRRVSMNVAPHCPLVDGVRDELGEALRGVRPRSSKIPLISEVTGAETRGESLDPAHWVRNFGDPARFSRAIDALIDEGHRVFVDVGPHPITKLSVTKNLRRVGAAGLVLPSVIRGEERKTLADTLAVLRPLVGGAKAAPAPQAHLLPLSAKSHAALRSLAEGYRARLATQTEDPSDLRSIAYTASVHRSHHPHRLAVVGASKGEIASALEAFGRGEPSASIAQGVVAASTPKVVFVFPGQGSQWLGMGRQLFAREPTFREAIAACDAAIQKEAGFSVCAELDAEEPSSRLAEIDVVQPVLFAIEVGLAALWRSWGVQPSAVVGHSMGEVAAAYVAGALSLEDAASVICRRSRLLRRVSGRGAMALVDLPKAEAERALAGYEDRLSVATSNGPRSTVIAGDPAALDEVLAALAAKEIFCRRVKVDVASHSPQMDSLLPDLARALAGLSPAKSAVPMCSTVTGEWISGGELSAQYWSNNLRKPVLFAQVTQRIAAEGFTVFLELSPHAILLPSIEENIRETGAEGAALGSLRRQADERASLLESLGKLYVLGHPLSFEHLHPEGGRLAKLPAYPWQRERHWLEAAAPYVSASRRIRAGNVEHPLLGSRFVSSKHADEHLWEQTQSVRSTPWLRDHVVQGEIVFPGAGFVEMALAAGTKLLGDSALVLSGISFERMLSLDEGGERVSQVVLTNEGEGAFALEIASQGEDGQTWTTHARGHVSLADAGGPAARAVEKPAALKGRLEEMAAADHYEKMRARELAYGPAFQGLTGLWAGGGTALGQVHLPATVDDAGYMLAPPLLDACFQIAMTLVSLEAPTATMAPVGLDRLVARPGLRRGAWVVAERCEPREGEAEVQAFDLRIVDDEGRVFCEVERLQLRQLPSLAGAKDPLDGCVHEVVWRRVEPLKEVKWPSGGAWLIVMDRGGAGAALRAQLTTQGQRCVCVYAGASYERLEPDHYRIDLRRPEDYRQVLDEAFGQEGRCVGAAHLLALDAAPLERAAGESLVEGTVSATFLAQALVRHGFRDTPRLFLVTRGAQAVHSGDPVSVLQAPLWGLGKTTALEHPTLRCARLDLDPSEPAGEAERVARELASRSHEDQIALRGADRHAARLVRGSFAREGDEARAIELRADRTYLITGGLGGLGLSLARWMVDKGARHLALVGRRSPGEEATRAIAAMREVGAEILVASVDVSRREEVDALLARLAESMPALAGVAHTAAVLDDHTLLELTEESFRNVFAPKALGALNLHAALGDRDLDFFLLYSSVAALVGSPGQGNYTAANALLDALAEERQRRGLRTTSIQWGGFADVGLAAAEANRGKRLAHRGIGSFTVDEGLLALERVLCASRVAVGVVRFDVRQWVEFHPSAAGLPFFAEITKHAGGRRARGTESARRLLEAAPANERPALLEKHVLEQVALVLHLDPARIDRSTALTSLGMDSLMTLELRNRLESSLGVRLSATVTFTYPNVAALARYLLPIVEPAPVAEPSPQEQAAAIQKNRPVAPAVIVQDAEPFEPIAVIGIGCRFPGGGDGPDAFFEALLGGVDGVARIPRERWPSEAIPRDRPELQWAGLIGAVDGFDAAFFGISPREAMCLDPQQRLLLEVTWEALEHGGQNVEALLGSKTGVFVGMYSADYAHIVREGTELDMYAAMGTVFSTAAGRISYAFGFEGPSVVVDTACSSSLVSVHLACQSLRQRESDLAVAGGVGLILDPTFMTLVGETQALAPDGRCKTFDARANGFVRAEGAGTVLLKRLSDAKRDGDRILAVIRGSAVNQDGRSTGLTAPNVLSQQALLRTALESARVSAEDIGYVETHGTGTSLGDPIEFEALRAVLGVPRRDGSLCMLGALKTNVGHMEAAAGIGGLIKAILCLGRGVVPKNLNFETLNPRMSLDGTPFVIPTENTPWQRRVEPRRAGVSAFGISGTNAHIVVEEAPAEPAREVPARSSYLLPLSAKSQPALRALATAYRDWLKDEARSGQISLSDIAYATSVRRTHHEHRAAVVGASKGEIVAALDAFAHGETPPGLVAGRAPAAAPKIVFVFSGQGSQWPGMGRRLLAEEPVFREAITACDAALSSHTGFSVLEEIGKDEANTRLAETIVAQPALFAIEVALAALLRSWGVEPDLLIGHSVGEIAAAHVAGALTLDKATRLVSLRARVMQKATGCGRMITAALGEAAALARVARLGDRVGIAAINDPEQVVLSGETEAIEALSAELVAEGIEVRQLRVDYAFHSPQMEPLRDELVAALGGWTSEPGTLRMISSVTGEEISGESLDATYWGANVRRAVRLSQAITRAARSGRALFVEIGPHAVLSMNIDRTLGPQNDGSRAIPTLRRNRDERACLLAALGSLYVQGAPTDWKKFHPEGGRVLPLPTYPWRRQRFWVETKDRRATSPRGASRGLAASRHALLGARLHSSKDIGDHFWERALGLGSLPYLRDHKVQSEVVFPGAGFIEMALEAGEERLAAEALVIEGVVFERMLTLSEDVETIVQVVVTDEAEGRSAFHISSRNAPDAAWTRHASGRIRAVSGERAERASVRPEALKQPRGEALATADHYERMRARQIEYGSAFQGVASLWFAPGEALGKVRLPEGVDPSGYLLHPALLDACFQVVAGLVAAASPDGSPYVPVEIGRVAVWARPSQDVWVLATERTDVPRVEGSLVFDLALVDDEGRRLVEIEGFCVKRLLATAEDPLARVVHEVAWRRVEPLPAMHWAEPSAWLVFMDRSGVGESLCALLAAQGQRCVRVFEGASYARLEEDRHTLDYSKLDEYRRLLRDAFGEGGTCRGVLHLASLDAAPFEATTVETLAVDLERGSVSATYLAQALLGHGFQALPRLFLLTRGAQAVAPGESVSVSQAPLLGLARTIAVEHPELRCARLDLAADAFDEEIELIARHLVHEDGEDQIALRRDGRYVARLVQGSFGLEQGARPEPRLEPADARPFHLAIRRVGVLGELTLEEMRPLEPGPLDVVIEVEVAGLNFRDVLLALGVVPDDADGAEPGRPRLGYECAGRVVAVGEAVTEFAVGDEVLAIATRSFGTYAKTSSGLCARKPPWLRWEEAATMPIAFMTAYYALHDLGRLAPGERVLIHAGAGGVGLAAIQYAKYIGAEIFATAGSEAKREYLRSLGVVHVLDSRSLGFAEKIRSITKGEGVDVVLNSLSGEFIPASISLLRDHGRFIEIGLRDAYDDKQLGLRPFLRNLSLSLLDLRGVLRKWPERARVILRDIVGLVEKKVFAPLPTIVFPASRAADAFHDLAQAKHIGRLAIAMKDSSVRIEPLHTAEAVALRPDRSYLITGGLTGLGLSLASWLVERGARHVALVGRRTPNAEAERAIAAMREAGADVFVASVDVSRREELAALFSTLDVAMPKLAGVVHAAAVLDDHTLLDLSGDSFRAVFAPKALGAWNLHELTRERGLDFFLLYSSVASLLGSPGQGNYTAANAMLDALARERSRRGLRSISVQWGPFGGVGLAAQGDNRGKRLESRGIGIFSATEGLSALQRLFERPRAEVGVVRLDARRWSEFYSSAGRSGFFAELLAEGARVAAAEDARSSELLAALAGAEDAARFAMMEDFLAREMGYLLRLDVSQIERGASFHRLGVDSLMRLELRNRIRMGLGFEPSIVALSKYDELGALAAHLLQELSIKHLVKDVQAAPEKSDEEMEILTI